The proteins below are encoded in one region of Clostridium pasteurianum DSM 525 = ATCC 6013:
- a CDS encoding phosphatase PAP2 family protein produces MNRIRNNIIAFCFMLPILLLNMCYGLLNSSNRGVTSLATDLDARIPFIKEFIIPYVIWYPLVPLVFIYICIKDKLTYCKLLVSLVFGLIISYITFYFFQTTILRPSLVGNDLFTNIIRALYKVDNPFNCFPSIHVMTCFLMIEGIWKCKEKNLFMNISVTILNIIIILSTFFVKQHVVLDAVYGILIALVTFLLANLFIKNKVADLFKKPYLLINRVSLRKTNESDVKY; encoded by the coding sequence GTGAATAGAATACGCAATAATATAATAGCTTTTTGTTTCATGTTGCCAATATTATTATTAAATATGTGTTATGGATTACTTAATTCGTCCAATAGAGGGGTCACCAGTTTAGCTACTGATTTAGATGCTAGAATACCTTTTATAAAGGAGTTCATAATACCCTATGTAATTTGGTATCCTTTAGTACCATTAGTTTTTATATACATATGCATAAAGGATAAATTGACTTACTGCAAACTTTTAGTGAGTTTAGTCTTTGGACTTATAATATCTTATATTACTTTCTATTTTTTTCAAACTACAATTTTAAGACCTTCACTTGTTGGTAATGATTTATTTACAAATATAATAAGGGCATTGTATAAAGTGGATAATCCTTTTAATTGTTTCCCAAGCATACATGTGATGACTTGTTTTTTGATGATAGAAGGTATATGGAAATGCAAAGAAAAAAATTTATTTATGAATATTTCTGTGACTATACTTAATATAATAATAATTTTATCTACATTTTTTGTAAAGCAGCATGTTGTTTTAGATGCTGTGTATGGTATATTAATAGCCCTAGTAACTTTTTTATTAGCTAATTTATTTATTAAAAACAAAGTAGCGGATTTATTCAAGAAACCCTATTTATTAATTAACAGAGTTTCACTAAGAAAAACCAATGAAAGTGATGTTAAATACTAG
- a CDS encoding Cof-type HAD-IIB family hydrolase codes for MKYELVALDIDGTILNSNMLITEETKIAVKLCKKNGVKVVLSSGRLSRSIKPYIERLDLNGYQVTLNGAVIKDADTGNILEKFTIPKNDYMDVLKKLNKFNYSTIIFGVDTYYKNYDNEDIRIIEKISGMNAEFISSFKDIVNPTKTLSIIEDIDSINVFRNKIESEKYTIIRTGYNHVEVVRKDIDKGTALKIIADKYNIPREKVLAIGDSENDIGMLKYAGKGIAMGNAYDNVKEISDEITASCDEEGVAKALYKNVL; via the coding sequence ATGAAATATGAATTAGTAGCTTTAGATATTGATGGAACAATTTTAAATTCAAATATGTTAATTACGGAAGAAACAAAAATAGCAGTTAAATTATGTAAAAAAAATGGAGTGAAGGTAGTTTTGTCTTCAGGAAGGTTATCTCGCTCTATAAAACCATATATAGAAAGATTAGATTTAAATGGGTATCAAGTAACATTAAATGGAGCAGTTATAAAAGATGCGGATACAGGTAATATATTAGAAAAATTTACAATCCCAAAAAATGATTATATGGATGTTTTAAAAAAACTGAATAAATTTAATTATTCTACTATTATATTTGGTGTGGATACTTATTATAAAAACTATGATAATGAAGACATAAGAATTATAGAAAAAATATCAGGTATGAATGCAGAGTTTATATCAAGCTTTAAGGATATAGTAAATCCCACAAAAACTCTTTCTATCATTGAGGATATTGATAGTATTAATGTATTTAGGAATAAGATAGAAAGTGAAAAATATACTATAATAAGGACAGGATATAATCATGTTGAAGTTGTAAGAAAAGACATAGATAAAGGTACAGCCTTAAAAATAATAGCAGACAAATACAATATTCCAAGAGAAAAAGTTCTTGCTATAGGGGATAGTGAAAATGACATAGGAATGCTTAAATATGCAGGAAAAGGAATTGCTATGGGAAATGCTTATGATAATGTAAAAGAAATAAGTGACGAAATAACAGCTTCTTGTGATGAAGAAGGTGTAGCGAAGGCTTTATATAAAAATGTATTATAA
- a CDS encoding mannose-1-phosphate guanylyltransferase: MLYALILAGGKGTRLYPLSREENPKQFLKVINNKSFLRNTVDRIKPLVNKENIYVVTNENYIEKVYNELPEISRENIYSEPVNKETATCIGLSAIKLLKKDNDAVMMVLPSDHHVEGNKEFIDTLKQGVDIVQRRRGLVTIGIPPTRPETGYGYIQMGEKITSSSSAYKVERFVEKPNIEVAKDFLLAEDYLWNSGIFIWRADSFLREMEKYLPKMYKSLMTIYQYIGTEKEEEIIREQYSLIDGISVDFGIMQKTRKAYVVKCDFGWDDIGSFVALSRFINEYRGNNINGNTFLEQSENCCIFGKDKLVIGFGIKDLIVVDSGDVILIMDKNKDQEIKSLVNTLKNNNILDKYL; encoded by the coding sequence TTGTTATATGCACTAATATTGGCAGGTGGGAAAGGAACAAGACTTTATCCACTATCCCGTGAAGAAAATCCTAAACAGTTCTTAAAAGTAATTAATAATAAAAGCTTTTTGAGAAACACCGTTGATAGAATAAAGCCTTTAGTTAATAAGGAAAATATATATGTTGTAACTAATGAAAATTATATTGAAAAGGTGTATAATGAACTCCCGGAAATAAGCAGAGAGAATATTTACTCAGAACCTGTGAATAAAGAAACTGCTACCTGTATAGGCCTATCAGCTATAAAACTATTAAAAAAAGATAATGATGCAGTGATGATGGTTCTTCCATCAGATCATCATGTGGAAGGAAACAAAGAGTTTATAGATACATTAAAGCAGGGTGTTGATATAGTACAAAGAAGAAGAGGACTTGTAACGATAGGAATTCCTCCAACAAGACCTGAAACGGGATATGGATATATACAAATGGGCGAAAAAATTACATCTTCCAGTTCCGCTTATAAAGTTGAAAGATTTGTTGAAAAGCCTAATATCGAAGTAGCAAAGGATTTCTTATTGGCTGAAGATTATTTATGGAATAGTGGAATATTTATATGGAGAGCGGATTCATTTTTAAGAGAAATGGAAAAATATCTTCCAAAGATGTATAAAAGTCTTATGACTATATACCAATATATTGGGACAGAGAAAGAAGAAGAAATTATAAGAGAACAATATTCACTTATAGATGGAATATCAGTAGATTTTGGTATAATGCAAAAGACAAGAAAAGCTTATGTAGTAAAATGTGATTTTGGTTGGGATGATATAGGAAGTTTTGTTGCGTTATCAAGATTTATAAATGAATATCGTGGTAATAATATAAATGGAAATACATTTCTTGAACAAAGTGAGAATTGTTGTATATTTGGAAAAGATAAGCTGGTTATAGGTTTTGGAATAAAAGATTTAATTGTGGTGGATTCTGGAGATGTAATTTTAATAATGGATAAAAATAAAGATCAGGAAATAAAATCTTTAGTAAACACCTTAAAGAATAATAATATACTAGATAAATATTTATAG
- a CDS encoding DNA-3-methyladenine glycosylase codes for MKLNRKFYNRDTVEVAKDLLGKILVHRVEGKITSGKIVEVEAYKGFKDKAAHTYNGRKTKRVEIMYGKPGFSYVFFIYGMHYCMNAVTREEGIGEAVLIRALEPIDGMEIMSQRRYGTSFELLKKRQIINLTNGPSKLCKALDIDKGCNGLDLCEDKLFIEQSNKQDFDIGISKRIGIDYAEEAKDFLWRFFIKDNEFVSKVK; via the coding sequence ATGAAATTAAATAGGAAATTTTACAATAGAGATACAGTTGAAGTGGCTAAAGATCTTCTAGGCAAGATATTAGTTCATAGAGTTGAAGGAAAAATAACTTCTGGAAAAATAGTAGAGGTTGAAGCTTATAAAGGATTTAAAGATAAAGCGGCCCATACTTATAACGGACGTAAGACTAAAAGGGTGGAAATTATGTATGGTAAACCAGGATTTTCTTATGTTTTCTTCATATATGGAATGCATTATTGTATGAATGCAGTTACAAGAGAAGAAGGTATAGGTGAAGCAGTACTTATTAGGGCGCTTGAGCCTATAGATGGTATGGAAATAATGAGTCAGCGAAGATATGGTACCTCTTTTGAATTATTAAAAAAAAGACAAATAATAAACCTTACCAATGGGCCATCGAAACTTTGTAAAGCATTGGATATTGATAAAGGCTGCAATGGATTAGATTTATGTGAAGATAAACTGTTTATTGAACAAAGCAATAAACAGGATTTTGATATAGGTATATCAAAAAGAATTGGAATTGATTATGCGGAAGAAGCAAAAGATTTTTTATGGAGGTTCTTTATAAAGGATAATGAATTTGTTTCTAAAGTGAAATAA
- a CDS encoding sulfite exporter TauE/SafE family protein translates to MSIRKERLKVYNMTCTSCEIRIEKVLKNLPGVKNVLANFNSQEVLIEYDTKFCNIDEIKGAIKKSGYSTDNPKNFKIAGILVIAVAIIFLGTSTAGFDMNSKLNGATYFMLFIIGIFTSLHCIGMCGGIMLSQSIAKNQYNKFQSIKPALLYNLGRIISYTILGGIVGALGSAFSLSIFTKSALQIFAGIFMIIMGLNISGFSIFRKLNIRVPISMCSIKKKPKTPFFIGILNGFMPCGPLQTMQLYALGTGSLTKGSLSMFLFSLGTIPLMLGFGALSGILTKGYTKNILKFSGIIVVILGIIMGTRGLSLAGINIPNISFNKNTEALGINNSSSNIAKPTIENGVQIIKMTADNSGYTPNVLYVQKNIPVKWIINGKELTSCNNGIIIPSIDVQQNLKSGDNIIEFIPKDKDISFSCWMGMIRGVIKVVDNVESIDTSKTTDLPPASNNHMNCGDPENSSQQNESIYGNDLSKISTDVLVHKANLYENSQSIEIKGIKNEFNPIISVLNKNIPAELTFNLSQFNDVEGDFSIINATTGDLLTSFKGKKGIVKVNVKLTEVGVYAVIKNNTALGLIEVADDLNTTDLQSVREKYISSN, encoded by the coding sequence ATGAGTATTAGAAAAGAAAGATTAAAAGTCTATAATATGACTTGCACATCCTGTGAAATAAGAATCGAAAAGGTTTTAAAAAATCTGCCTGGAGTAAAAAATGTTTTAGCTAACTTCAATTCTCAAGAAGTACTTATTGAATATGATACAAAATTCTGCAATATAGATGAAATTAAAGGAGCTATTAAAAAAAGTGGTTATAGTACTGATAATCCTAAAAACTTTAAAATTGCAGGAATCTTAGTAATTGCTGTAGCTATTATTTTTTTAGGAACCTCCACTGCCGGATTTGATATGAATTCTAAACTAAATGGTGCCACTTATTTCATGTTATTTATTATAGGAATATTTACATCACTTCACTGCATAGGTATGTGTGGAGGAATTATGCTCTCTCAAAGCATCGCAAAAAATCAATATAATAAATTTCAATCTATAAAACCAGCTCTTCTATACAATTTAGGAAGAATAATTTCTTATACTATATTAGGTGGAATTGTTGGAGCTTTAGGATCTGCATTTTCATTATCCATATTTACTAAATCAGCTCTTCAAATATTTGCAGGTATATTTATGATTATAATGGGATTAAATATATCAGGTTTTAGTATTTTTAGAAAACTCAACATAAGAGTTCCTATTTCCATGTGTTCAATTAAGAAAAAACCTAAAACACCTTTTTTTATAGGAATACTAAATGGTTTTATGCCCTGTGGACCTCTTCAAACTATGCAGCTTTATGCCTTGGGAACTGGAAGTTTAACTAAAGGATCACTGTCCATGTTTTTATTTTCTTTAGGAACTATACCTCTAATGTTAGGATTCGGGGCATTATCTGGTATATTAACTAAGGGATATACTAAGAATATACTAAAATTCAGTGGAATAATTGTAGTGATTTTAGGTATAATCATGGGAACAAGAGGACTTTCTTTAGCAGGTATTAATATTCCAAATATAAGCTTTAACAAAAATACTGAAGCTTTAGGTATTAATAATTCATCATCAAATATTGCTAAACCAACAATAGAAAATGGAGTCCAAATAATAAAAATGACTGCTGATAACAGTGGGTACACTCCAAATGTACTCTATGTTCAAAAAAATATACCTGTAAAGTGGATAATAAATGGTAAAGAGCTTACCTCTTGTAATAATGGAATAATAATTCCATCCATTGATGTACAACAAAATTTAAAATCTGGAGATAATATTATAGAATTTATTCCTAAGGATAAAGATATAAGCTTTAGCTGCTGGATGGGTATGATACGAGGAGTGATAAAAGTTGTTGATAATGTTGAATCTATCGATACTTCCAAAACAACAGACTTGCCACCTGCTTCTAATAACCATATGAATTGTGGTGATCCAGAAAACAGTTCACAACAAAATGAAAGCATATATGGAAATGATTTAAGCAAAATTTCTACAGATGTATTAGTTCATAAAGCTAACTTATATGAAAATTCTCAATCTATAGAAATTAAAGGCATTAAGAATGAATTTAATCCTATTATATCTGTGTTAAATAAAAATATTCCTGCAGAGTTAACTTTTAACTTAAGTCAATTTAATGATGTAGAAGGTGACTTTTCCATAATAAATGCTACTACAGGTGATTTATTAACTAGTTTTAAAGGTAAAAAAGGCATTGTTAAAGTAAATGTTAAATTAACTGAAGTTGGAGTATATGCTGTTATTAAAAATAATACTGCATTAGG